A genomic region of Alligator mississippiensis isolate rAllMis1 chromosome 4, rAllMis1, whole genome shotgun sequence contains the following coding sequences:
- the NR1D1 gene encoding nuclear receptor subfamily 1 group D member 1 isoform X2 yields MAATDTNNNTGGVISYVGSSGSSPSRTSPVSLCSDSSNGSFQCGSQAFPSYFPPSPTGSLIQDTRPYGGGVLGSREDGSPSSSSSSSSSSYGSSGTSPGGLQVAMDDGRRISPSKTTSSITKLNGMVLLCKVCGDVASGFHYGVHACEGCKGFFRRSIQQNIQYKKCLKNENCSIVRINRNRCQQCRFKKCLLVGMSRDAVRFGRIPKREKQRMLAEMQSAMNNMANNQLSGQCLPDGSPAGHPQPTNPLPCHQPQPQLPASPQQQQLLPPQPCFSQFPQQLTPPRSPSPGDAMEDVISQVAKAHKEIFVYAHDKLGTAPVPAWDNDALNRENDRCSNGYHASGLYRHDNNNLPHPDTPRFSTWHASTPSACHQNNMNGHRLCPSAYPSSAQEAETLAGQGSRWQRGTKDILPACPMNMHPPGRSGRTVQEIWEDFSLSFTPAVREVVEFAKHIPGFQDLSQHDQVALLKAGTFETAPAWRTRRWWSSCRRH; encoded by the exons ATGGCAGCCACGGACACTAACAACAACACAG GTGGTGTGATCAGCTATGTGGGCTCCAGTGGCTCCTCTCCCAGCCGTACCAGTCCTGTCTCCCTGTGCAGTGACAGCTCCAACGGCAGCTTCCAGTGTGGCTCGCAGGCTTTCCCCTCCTACTTCCCACCCTCGCCGACTGGCTCCCTGATCCAGGACACAAGGCCGTATGGCGGGGGAGTGCTGGGCTCCCGGGAGGATGGTTCCCCTTCCTCATCCTCCTCGTCCTCCTCTTCCTCGTATGGCTCTTCTGGGACCTCCCCTGGGGGCCTGCAGGTTGCCATGGATGATGGCAGGCGCATCTCTCCTAGCAAGACCACCAGCAGCATCACAA AGCTGAacgggatggtcctgctttgcaaAGTGTGCGGAGATGTTGCCTCCGGGTTCCACTATGGGGTCCATGCCTGTGAGGGCTGCAAG GGTTTCTTCCGCCGCAGCATCCAGCAGAACATCCAGTACAAGAAGTGCCTGAAGAATGAGAACTGCTCCATTGTCCGGATCAACCGGAACCGGTGTCAGCAGTGCCGCTTCAAGAAGTGTCTCCTGGTCGGCATGTCCCGTGACG ctgtgcgCTTTGGGCGCATCCCCAAGCGCGAGAAGCAGCGAATGCTGGCAGAGATGCAGAGTGCCATGAACAACATGGCCAACAACCAACTGAGCGGGCAGTGCCTGCCCGATGGCTCCCCTGCAGGGCACCCCCAGCccaccaaccccctgccctgccatcagcCCCAGCCGcagctccccgcctccccccagcagcagcagctgctgccgccgcaGCCCTGCTTCTCCCAGTTCCCACAGCAGCTGACGCCCCCacgctcccccagccccggggACGCAATGGAGGACGTCATATCGCAGGTGGCTAAGGCACACAAGGAAATCTTCGTTTACGCTCATGACAAGCTGGGGACAGCTCCGGTCCCTGCCTGGGACAATGATGCCCTCAACCGGGAGAACGACCGTTGCTCCAATGGGTACCACGCCAGTGGTCTCTATCGCCACGACAACAACAACCTACCCCACCCCGACACCCCTCGTTTCTCCACCTGGCATGCCAGCACCCCCAGTGCTTGCCACCAGAACAACATGAATGGGCATCGCCTCTGCCCTTCCGCCTacccctcctctgcccaggagGCCGAGACGCTGGCCGGCCAGGGCAGCCGGTGGCAGAGAGGCACCAAGGACATCCTGCCG GCTTGCCCCATGAACATGCACCCACCTGGCCGGAGTGGCCGCACAGTGCAGGAGATCTGGGAAGATTTCTCCCTCAGCTTCACACCCGCCGTCCGGGAGGTGGTGGAGTTTGCCAAGCACATCCCAGGCTTCCAGGATCTGTCGCAGCATGACCAAGTCGCCCTCCTCAAAGCCGGCACCTTCGAG